The DNA segment AAGGGCATTATTATAATCTGATTGCTTGCCCCTCATTCTTTTGGTTGCCCACCAGATGCAAGATTGTCCCCATGCCGCCACCATGAGCTTCAATGACCACGATGTGAAAAAATTCAGGCacgttttgcattttattttccatatttgaAAAAGTATTAATCGCTACAACAACATgatgaaaattaaaaagaccAAGTGGCTAAACAATcattttatacaaatatttGTGTGTGAAAGGAAAAGAAGTATTGATCATGATGCTTTGAGTTTCTTCTTTTTGCCTTTGACCATCTGTGGGAGCTGGATTTTGAAAGCAGTCCTACAAAACAtaagcaaaatatttttaggaAAATGTACAGTTGATGGaaaataatttctttaaaaacttaCTCGCAAGTTGTACAGATGGGGCTAAAGTTGCAGAATACTGTGGTGACAAAAAGAATTCAGTCAATTTTTCAGGCATTTGTTATTTAAGCATAAAATGGACGCAAGCACTTACTGGACAGGCAGACAGAGCAAACGTAACCAATCTGGATAAGGTTGCGATGGCAGAAGCATGCCGCCCTGTAGTCCACGTGGACTGGCGGTGGCAGCAGCAGTTGCGAACGCTGCTCACCATCAGGCAGGAAGACCCACtgtgccacaaaaaaaaaatcacaatcttCTAGAGGACCTTGACCAAAATGACCAATGGACGACGCATGGAGAGATGAGTTGAGCGACAGCACTTACCAGTAAGTATTGTGCCAGAGCCGCCTTCTGGGGGATCTTCAGGTATAATCCACCCGTTATATCGCAAGCCTGTCAGTTCagaaacaagaaaaaagtaACTAGCTAGAGTgcaatatttaataattatgaATACAGACAGCTAATATCCCCATTTTTCTTTCTAATCTTATAACCAAATTCAACATTGGCCATCCATTTCCTACCCTAATTTGTTCctcttcaatgttttttttttaccccaattgttttgtatttcaataaataataatatttctgtattttaaatctaaatttcTCAGATGAGTGTACTgtaattacagaaaaaaataacatggccAACTGAAATATAGTGTTGTAAACATTCATAGCTTTCAGTGCTAGCTACTAATAAATGCATAAAAGACAGTACTTGTTGTAGGAGCCCCGAGTTAGACTCCAGCACGCATGCATCTATCAGGATGCTCtgttttaattataaaaataaaaaaatcgacTTTTAGTGTTGGTAAAATAAGGTTGAGCGATAAATAACAATGTCATGTCCTCACCTGCTTTTGGGCGGCAAATATGACATTCATGAAGTTCATGTACTGCAAGGCGCTGTCGTCTGCTGCCTTTATCACCTAATGAAGCACATTTTGATTAATCCATCGGCAGCACCAAATTTACTACTGTTAaaatacaacatatttttttgttccttcaagaaaaaaactgtttttattgattGTCACGTACCAAAATTCTAGACTTGACCTCCTGTCCCactgaaaaggggaaaaaaagtaaacatgcaGGATTTAGTACACATTAAACCAACTTGTGACTAAATTAGTGATAAAAAAAGTACCTTCAAGTTCCTTTGTTATTCTGTTAATATCTGAGATTTAATAATTAAGGAATATAATTAatggaaaggtttttttttccatagtggctttatcatattttatgttcagcaaatgtatttatgtatgtaattTGTTATTGTACAACATATTGTATATAGTAATTTGTTACTTCCTAAATTGAAATAGCTTcaattgtttaatatttatacTGTAGTTTATATTACTGATTTGCTAATATTTTTGGCCTCTATTGTATTATTCTAGCTTTggtaattataaatatattgttttttatataaatttatATTTCATAGTCATGTATTGACACGATAATAAATGTGCAAATTGTGTAGTGGGAGGATACAACAGAGAGCTTTGGCGAGAGATCCGGCCAGCAAAGTGTCGGTGGAACCTCCAGTCACTTCAACTGcaaaatgaacacacacacaaaagaaattACTCATTGCATTACATTTACTTATAATATTTAAGAACTGTTTGTTCCTTGAGGTTCACTTTCAAGtcaaatgtatacaattttaattgaatgatTACTTAGAAGTGGTGTTGACTTACTGTTGGACATCAACTTCTTAATTTGGTCAGCAATGATTTTGTTGGCGACAGACAGCAGTTCATATTTGCCATCGCCGCTGCAGCAGGTATCGTCGAGGGTGCCGTCACTGCCAGGTTCACTCTTAGGTGGATACAGGAAgtgactggaaaaaaatgaagtatattCATGAATGAGGCCCATCTATCAACTTAGTCCAGAAGCTCCATAGACAGTGACAAATGGCTAAATTGACAAACAGAAGAGAAAGACACGCCTTCTAGAGTCTAGAATCTAGACTCTAAATTGACTGACAGGTGTACTATAGGACAAATACAGCGACAAACCGATAGAAAGACATATATGGACATAGCTTGAGGTAAACAGACTGAGACAGAATCCAAGTCATAATAGTTGACAGACTGATAGAAAGATGTCAATTGATACACATCTAAACGGACAAATGGATGAAATACAGACCAGGGGAATGGTTAATAGCTAGATTTATAAATGGACAAAGAGACATGTTTAGTAAGATAGATAGATGGGTAGGTAGCATGATCCGATCGCTAGATGAGGCACCAACATAAGTGATGGGAGATAGAAGGATGCTGTTGTCTGTCTGACCTGTCGTTGCAATGGCTGGCGATAACGGCCAATTTGTTATTCCTGCTCATGGCCACGTGTGCGTTGGCCATCACGATGGCAGCGTCCATACATTTGGACAGTGTGAACTAGGATCACATCAATACACTTAATGAGAATgatcattttgattattttttttctagtgtgCCATTCACATACTTGGGGCTCTCGCTGGGCTTGCTGACCCCACCAAATTGGGTTTACGTCCACAACGATGACCAGCAAATTGATTTCTTCTTCTGCAAGAACAACATATTGAGGTAAATAAAAACTCAttagtctaaaaaaataataattaaaaatgctcTACCTGATGCCATCTCAACGACTTGATGTTTACTcttatcctcttttttttactccatcTCTCACGCAAAATCTAGAGGCACTGACAAAGGTAAATGGATTTGATCAAAACATAAGAGACAAAGCCATTTCttcaaaatatgaatgtttCAATATCTGGAAAGTATACTTTTGACGCCATTGTCAAGTGTGACGCTTTCCCTTAGTCTTCTTCGTTTTTCCTTCTACTACACAATTTAGATCGAACTGCTGCCATCTATTGCATGGAGTAACAAAACGCAGAGGAGTTCGAATCCGCAACCAACTTCTAatcatccatttgttttccgaaccgcttatccttacaggagtcgtagggggtgctggagactatcccaactAATTATGGTCACCTGGGATGAATCGTGGGCCAGCCCCACAacactttatttttgttgttttggtccagaatgtaatatttacatttcaaatggTAATTAGTtagttaaaatgattttttaaatcaccttgttttcatttaatcccattatatataatatgtattgAATTTATTGCTGACTGAAAGGGGCAGACCTGCCCTCAACACGAATACATTACCGCCTGTgtaaaaagcaatgaaaagaagctgacactttggaattatttcatggacaaaatataattaacatcagtctgagattcagatattttttaaaccagcagagaaggccttgcaggacCTGATGATCCACCATTGTTGAAAAATGTGTAACATCACATagtaaaaatatagatatataatccTCTAGTCTAGTCAGTCTctagctgcttttttttttaattttcatgttgGTCCTGTATGTGTCACTTTGATAGTAATCTGATTCGATGGGCTCTTTGGAATCATTCAGTGTGACGTAGACGTTTCCGTTCACTTCAGTGACTTTATGGACCCGTTGTTTGACACCCTTTGAACGCCAGTGGTATTTCAGAGGTTTGACAGTGGGGTTGTCCACAGCTTGGTAAAGCCCCTCGCCTTCCATCAGAGTGATCTTGTATTTGTGCCATGGACACACTATGCATACGCGCCCGTTGAACTCCtgttaataaatgaaaaatagggaaaatgaTATCATAGGGTAATTTAAATAATGAGATTATGCAGGCAATTATTGGCTCACCTCAATGTCCCCATTCTCTAAAGCACCGCCTGCATCTATCAACACAAAACAAtgttacttcactttttttcagaTTCATTCATCACATTCTACCAACATATGGGAAGTTATATACTACTGTCTCCAAATGAATGGATCTTACGATAACAGCGCATATCCATGGCGTGGAACTTTCCATCACGGTACACCACGAGGACTTCCCTCTTTTCATTCACCAGCATGGTAATTCGCCCACGTCTAATTATGTCATCACGTTTGCCAACCAAATGAGAAGAAGGTGGAGGACGAAGAGGAAGAGAGGGTGGGCGGAAAGGTAGAGATGATGAAGACTGACAGCTTTTCAGATTCTCCTCATCAGAGGACATCTTGATCAACTGCTGTGAAgttattcctaaaaaaataattacacaaGTTAACAATCCACTTATAAGACAAAAATACTTGATAACAAGATAACAAACACGACCTACCAATGGTCAATAATTGAGTGGGCGTTGCCGAGTTCTCTTAAATGGCCAAAGGAAACATACCAATCATTTCTAACTCTGTTTGGATTAAACTTTACGATCGATAGACGCCATTATTGAAATTGGATGGTACGTACATAAGTCTGTGGTTACTGATAGCATCTCACGTAAAAATAACTGCAACAACCGTGGAGTTTTGGAAATATAGATTAGCACAACATTACCGGTGGGCGTGTGATGTGTTACTACTATAATGTGCCGTAGTGAAACACGTTACGGCGCTCAAGATGTGTGTCACTGTCATTATCATCCGTCTGAATATGATTTAGTTATTCTCACTAGTATTAATAATAAACACTTGTCACCCGTAGTTTTCACTTTGTCCGTAGATTAAAACTAGAGTAATATAATTTACAACTTCATAATCATATTGATCCATGCGATCTACATTTCCTTAGACTGTTTGAGCTAGGTAATCTATTTTTATTGGATTATCTTCTTGTACACGCATATCTCAAAGACGGGCAAGCCGTCGCCATAGAGACCAAACGAATAGAAATACCTTTACTTGTCAACACACATAGTCACAAGGTGGcgattttttgtttctttgtctaTGTAATGTGctatctttacatttttggaGTCAAAAGGCTCGCATATCACTACGCCACTCTATGTCGTCCAATGCACTTTTCGGACATCACCGGACCTCAGAAACGTGTGAACACTTTTTTATCGCCCTTCTTCAGTCATTGTACGTCTTGGTTTTACAAGAAGTTTACGCAGGtaagtttatttatttcttcatttaatCATAAGTTTAATTTGATTAAACTCCTTTCCCAAAATTGATTGTTAGGAGCCTCCATTTATTTTTCTGCCTTATAATAAACAGGAGAAAAAACAATTCATACTAGTTATATTTAAGATAATACACTGCATTGTATTATTAATCTGTCAAAATATGGGTGCCTTTTCCACCTGGGCGTGGTGATTTTAAAtccgaatgttttttttaatgcaacacCATTGACAATAACACATCCATACATTTTCCAttccgcttatcttcacatgggatgagggggtgctggagcacatccCAGTCAACTTTGGGAAATGGGAagaagacaccctgaattggttgccagcaaaTTACGGAACAAATAACACaacaaatattacaattaaTAGTGTGTCGTGAATCTATATCTGTTTTTCATATTGTTTAATATAGATGAAATACACAACACCATAAAATAACATGTTAAGGGTAACTGCTGCTGCTAAGATTAGTGtcaatttcatttcaaaccAGATCAAAAGAAATTTATAAAATTCATGTGACAAATCCTGAATCCATGTTTGACTTACCAAATACTACATGAGATGTGTCTtctatttttcaatgcaaatcaactaaaatgaaatgcattttctCATCTGTTGCATGTTTTGGGCTGTAAGAGCCTTTTTTAGTTTATGAAAACAGGTCCCTGTGGGAAAATGCATTGCTCATATTTTTCTGTGCTTTTTGTTACTAGTTTTGTGATGACAGCGCGGTCAAATGTATTGATCGACAGAAGGCACAAGGGCGGGACATCGTGGGGCACACATCACCATAGCAACAGTACGTGCCCTTAAATCATTTGGATCCACCATCACTTTTGGATtgatatatgaaacaaattatTATACCATATAATTTGGCTAGAAGTTGCCAACGTTGATTCTCCATACAGCTCAATAGAGTAATTTTGTCAATCatgaacacacatttttaatgaaagaacAACATTTTCTCTTACCAGGGTTCCTGGAGGTTTGTGTAAGAGCATCCAATCATGTTTCTGAGCCTGTATGAATGCCTCAAGTTGGTGGGCCTGCAGCGCCTTCATGAGCGGTAATCACATTATCTTCAATCTGAATTCAGACCTCTTTGGACTCATTTCTTGGTGTACTTTTCAGCCTCACTTCCATGGGAATCCGGCACGCCGCCCATCTTCTAGCCCTCACTTCGGAGGACCTGCCCCATCTGGAGATCCATTCACCTGAAGACAATAGGCGTCTATTCAAGCTGCTTCACCTGATCAAAACGCTGCAGAAGGAGGGTCTGACATTAGGCGACGTGACAGAGGATCAAGATGTGTACCGCAAGCGTCCTGCGCAGCACAGCAACCAGGGGGCAGGAATCAACAGACCAGACATTAGTAAACGATTATTTCCATACTCCACTCCACTCTCCACAAAAACTGCCACACACCATCCCCACAATTATGAGCACCCAAAACACAGAGCTGCATTTAAGCGGCACACAGACAAAGCAAGTCATCCAATGCCTGTTTATGAGGCCCAGAGAAAACCAGGGTACAACTATGGGCTGCCTCTCCGGCCTGTTTCCACAAAAAAGTGAGTCCTTGTGCAGTCCAGTTAACTCTCTATGGATCATAAAAAAGACTATTAAAGCTTATTGACTGTGTTGTTTGCAGGCAAACCCACGGGCCAAGAATAATCGTTTGTGTGAGAAAAAGATCTCTGACACTcactgaaaaaaagaagggtCAAGCGGATGTCGTGATAACACCCAGCGCAGAGTGTGTGATTGTGGAAGAAGGCAAAGAAGCTGTGGATCTTTCCCAATACATTTTACAGGTGTGACgaattgtgttttttcatttgaaagcaaTGATATGTTTTGTCTCCAAAATCTGTCTCCAGTATGTCGCATTgtctgatttgttttcattctggCTTTCTTGGTAGCACCCGTTCTACTTTGATCAAGTTTTTGGAGAGTATCATACCAACGAGGAAGTGTATAAGAAAACTGCATATCCTCTGGTGCAGCATATGCTCAATGGGTGAGATGTCACCTTGACTAcgttttttctttaacattttaaagttaATCTCAAGTCATTATAAAACTTATTTCTTCTGCCAGAATAGAGATTAATCATGATACTAGCATGGACAAATTGTCATGCTGTTTTAGGTAAATTGTTTCATTCATGTTttgtatctctttttttttaattgagtgaTGGATGCTGTAAAACTAATATTTCAGCtcagtttgattttgtttgtcttttatttgaTAATATAATCAGATCACTCCCACCTCTACCATATTTATGGACGATATTAAATGGTAATAATTAAACAGATGATATATGTCTGTGTGTAGTGGGAAGGCCACTTGCTTTGCCTTTGGCCAGACGGGCGCAGGCAAGACTCACACCATGATGGGTTCCGCTCCTGAGGAGGCAGGTCTATATGTGCTGGCGGTCCATGACATCTTTGCACACCTATCAAGAACTCACAGCCCATTGTTGGTGTACGTCAGCTTCTGTGAGATCTATTGTCGCCAGCTCTATGACCTCCTCAACAACAGGAAAAGGTACCCCTTTGTCTTTAAATTGACTTATCTTAAAATGCGATCTTACATATTGATCATTTCAGTGGGAAACATGAATTTGCTTAAAAGTCCCTTTTCCTCAAATTAAAATTGTTCCCAAGTATTGTAGTATTCTGTAgatcaaaatgtcaaatatataaaaagatccTAATTTGAAATTGGCAACATTGGAGGATA comes from the Stigmatopora nigra isolate UIUO_SnigA chromosome 22, RoL_Snig_1.1, whole genome shotgun sequence genome and includes:
- the LOC144215568 gene encoding general transcription factor IIH subunit 3-like isoform X2, translating into MASEEEINLLVIVVDVNPIWWGQQAQREPQFTLSKCMDAAIVMANAHVAMSRNNKLAVIASHCNDSHFLYPPKSEPGSDGTLDDTCCSGDGKYELLSVANKIIADQIKKLMSNIEVTGGSTDTLLAGSLAKALCYINRITKELEVGQEVKSRILVIKAADDSALQYMNFMNVIFAAQKQACDITGGLYLKIPQKAALAQYLLWVFLPDGEQRSQLLLPPPVHVDYRAACFCHRNLIQIGYVCSVCLSIFCNFSPICTTCETAFKIQLPQMVKGKKKKLKAS
- the LOC144215571 gene encoding Rieske domain-containing protein-like; protein product: MSSDEENLKSCQSSSSLPFRPPSLPLRPPPSSHLVGKRDDIIRRGRITMLVNEKREVLVVYRDGKFHAMDMRCYHAGGALENGDIEEFNGRVCIVCPWHKYKITLMEGEGLYQAVDNPTVKPLKYHWRSKGVKQRVHKVTEVNGNVYVTLNDSKEPIESDYYQSDTYRTNMKIKKKSS
- the LOC144215568 gene encoding general transcription factor IIH subunit 3-like isoform X1 encodes the protein MASEEEINLLVIVVDVNPIWWGQQAQREPQFTLSKCMDAAIVMANAHVAMSRNNKLAVIASHCNDSHFLYPPKSEPGSDGTLDDTCCSGDGKYELLSVANKIIADQIKKLMSNIEVTGGSTDTLLAGSLAKALCYINRITKELEVGQEVKSRILVIKAADDSALQYMNFMNVIFAAQKQSILIDACVLESNSGLLQQACDITGGLYLKIPQKAALAQYLLWVFLPDGEQRSQLLLPPPVHVDYRAACFCHRNLIQIGYVCSVCLSIFCNFSPICTTCETAFKIQLPQMVKGKKKKLKAS